One Candidatus Nitronauta litoralis genomic window, GAAGTGTTAACGGAGGCAACACGATCGCATTCGGCTACGATGATGACGATGTGATTGATATGGCCGGTTCTGAGACGTTGAATTACTATCCCTCTAGCGGTTTACTGAAAGACACCACCTTGGACAATGTCATAGACGATCGCACCTACAACGGTTTCGGGGAACTGGATACATACACCGCATCAACCGATATTTCAAATGTAGTGACAGAGGTTTTTAAAGAAGAATTTATCTTGCGAGATAAACTCGGTCGAATAAAACAAAAAAAGGAAACGGTTAACGGTGCCTCGCATACCTATGACTACACGTACGACCTGGCCGGTCATTTGAATAAAGGGGTCAAGTCTTTACTTGACTACAAGTTGAAAAAACACACTCCTCCAGAAAACTATTCTCCACTATTCCTTTTCTATCATTAAAAGTAAGTCATCGGCACTTTAAATTTCAAAGCTACTCTCATAAGGGATTGGTTCACGTGAAAATCATGTTCGGCTGATAACCGTTCAAATGTCTTCCAATGCATTCCCTTCGGCTTTAACCCATTTCCATTCAGAAAACCCGGTTCCCATCCCAGCCGATCCCGTATCTTATCCGCCCTCCTTGAGGTTCGATCCATTTCATTTTCCAATTGGCTTTGATAAGGGAGCTGGTGGCATTGCCTGCAGGCAAATAATCCCATACTGTACAATTTAGCTACCCGTCTTCCACACCCCTTGGTCGGGCAGAGAAACCAAGGGCGCTTTCCTCCATAGTTGCACTTGGTCCAATCCAGATAAACCGGATAATGTTTTTCCTGCCAGTCCTCACCTGATCGCCTATGTTTATAATTCAAAATCACATGATCGTTTTCGACGTTCACCTGAATGTTTGATGTCACTTCTCCATTACGCAACCAATTCCAACCAAAATAACCTGGCGGTTTGAGCAACCCTTCCCGTTGCCAACGTCTGACATCAATTGCTATGCAATCGGATGTGGTGGT contains:
- a CDS encoding RHS repeat protein is translated as MYSPPDLDENDPNQYVTSFQYNADKEPTLITRPDGKTIGFDYDSGGRLEFLTIPFGAGSGDYEYRYYPTSGNLEKIIAPDGGTLTFTYDGKLPLTTTWAGDVAGSISQVLDDNLRVTSRSVNGGNTIAFGYDDDDVIDMAGSETLNYYPSSGLLKDTTLDNVIDDRTYNGFGELDTYTASTDISNVVTEVFKEEFILRDKLGRIKQKKETVNGASHTYDYTYDLAGHLNKGVKSLLDYKLKKHTPPENYSPLFLFYH